Proteins found in one Miscanthus floridulus cultivar M001 chromosome 4, ASM1932011v1, whole genome shotgun sequence genomic segment:
- the LOC136552636 gene encoding zinc finger protein 36-like, whose product MGQDDYLSLCLAALVAACQQAGADDDAPPLLARAAASELPLQFRCPVCGKAFASYQALGGHKASHRKPAAAACDGRAPSSSSSQHQKGAAEASSSSGSAGAGRHVCTVCHRYFATGQALGGHKRFHYLHGPSVPASLPPSTEGAGAGWLDLNLTTLVPDVSFDGV is encoded by the coding sequence ATGGGGCAAGACGACTACCTGTCCCTGTGCCTTGCGGCGCTGGTCGCGGCGTGCCAGCAAGCCGGCGCCGACGACGACGCGCCACCGTTACTCGCGAGGGCGGCGGCGTCCGAGCTCCCGCTCCAGTTCCGCTGCCCAGTCTGCGGCAAGGCGTTCGCGTCGTACCAAGCGCTCGGTGGCCACAAGGCGAGCCACCGCAAGCCTGCGGCGGCAGCATGCGATGGGAGGgcgccatcgtcgtcgtcatcccaGCATCAGAAGGGAGCCGCGGAGGCGTCGTCATCGTCCGGGAGCGCCGGCGCCGGGCGGCACGTCTGCACGGTGTGCCACAGGTACTTCGCCACAGGGCAGGCGCTCGGCGGGCACAAGAGGTTCCACTACCTGCACGGCCCGTCGGTGCCGGCCTCGCTGCCGCCCAGCACTGAAGGCGCGGGCGCGGGCTGGCTTGACCTCAACCTGACGACCCTTGTGCCGGACGTTTCATTCGACGGCGTCTGA
- the LOC136552635 gene encoding zinc finger protein 36-like — translation MGQNDYLSLCLAALVASCQQAGADNDAPPLLARAAASELPLQFRCPVCSKAFASYQALGGHKASHRKPAAAARDGRAPSSSSSQHQKGAAEASSSSGSAGAGRHVCTVCHRYFATGQALGGHKRFHYLHGPSVPASLPPSTEGAGAGWLDLNLTTLVPDVSFDGVRRRGEDEEVQSPLPLPAKKHRASNSA, via the coding sequence ATGGGGCAAAACGACTACCTGTCCCTGTGCCTCGCGGCGCTGGTCGCGTCGTGCCAGCAAGCCGGCGCCGACAACGACGCGCCACCGTTACTCGCGAGGGCGGCGGCGTCCGAGCTCCCGCTCCAGTTCCGCTGCCCAGTCTGCAGCAAGGCGTTCGCGTCGTACCAAGCGCTCGGCGGCCACAAGGCGAGCCACCGCAAGCCTGCGGCGGCAGCACGCGATGGGAGGgcgccatcgtcgtcgtcatcccaGCATCAGAAGGGAGCCGCGGAGGCGTCGTCATCGTCCGGGAGCGCCGGCGCCGGGCGGCACGTCTGCACGGTGTGCCACAGGTACTTCGCCACAGGGCAGGCGCTCGGCGGGCACAAGAGGTTCCACTACCTGCACGGCCCGTCGGTGCCGGCCTCGCTGCCGCCCAGCACTGAAGGCGCGGGCGCGGGCTGGCTTGACCTCAACCTGACGACCCTTGTGCCGGACGTTTCATTCGACGGCGTCAGACGACGGGGCGAGGATGAGGAGGTTCAGAGCCCCTTGCCTTTGCCGGCCAAGAAGCATCGGGCGTCAAATTCTGCGTGA
- the LOC136552637 gene encoding pentatricopeptide repeat-containing protein At5g02860-like, with product MAETLALPLPLRAPAPPSRPTIPKPIITHRQPHTASSSPPRLFSPTSLLSTSRPTPASSSRKPRLGRPLDTSRGEQPWHLPPSLSLPARRALLGLLADPAELASPRDVLSVLPETDLPAVLNTLASRGGHPGAALGAVRAARDLHGGRALHHPRVLPTAIRVFARAGCLAEASALLEAAPAPAASAYTALVSAFSRAGRFRDAVAVFRRMVDGGVQPALVTYNVVLHVYSKMAVPWKEVVALVDSMKEDAIELDRYTYNTLISCCRRRGLYREAAQVFDEMKAAGFEPDKVTFNSLLDVYGKARRYEEAVGVLKKMENAGCTPSVVTYNSLISAYVKDGLLEEALELKQEMEFRGMKPDVVTYTTLISGLDRTGKIDAALATYSEMVRNGCSPNLCTYNALIKMHGVRGKFTKMMNVFDDLRSAGYVPDVVTWNTLLSVFGQNGLDTEVSGVFKEMKKAGYIPERDTYVSLISSYSRCGLFDQAMEIYKRMIEAGIYPDISTYNAVLSALSRGGRWEQAEKLFAEMEDRDCKPDELSYSSLLHAYANAKKLDKMKALSEDIYAERIEPHNWLVKTLVLVNNKVNNISETEKAFQELRRRRCSLDINVLNAMVSIYGKNKMVKKVEEVLSLMKENSINHSAATYNSLMHMYSRLGDCEKCEAILTEIKSSDMRPDRYSYNTVIYAYGRKGQMKEASRLFSEMKCSGVKPDIVTYNIFIKSYVASLMFEEAIDLVRYLVTQGCKPNERTYAAILQGYCRHGRMVEAKAFLSNLPKIYPGISKQEKHRLSELLAKYTS from the coding sequence ATGGCCGAAACGCTCGCCCTCCCGCTGCCCCTCCGCGCGCCGGCGCCACCGTCGCGTCCTACAATCCCCAAACCCATCATCACCCACCGCCAGCCTCACACAgcgtcctcctcccctcctcgccTCTTCTCCCCGACctccctcctctccacctcccgCCCCACCCCAGCCTCCTCCTCCCGGAAGCCGCGCCTCGGCCGCCCGCTGGACACATCCCGCGGCGAACAGCCGTGGCACCTGCCGCCGTCCCTCTCCCTCCCCGCTCGCCGCGCGCTCCTCGGCCTGCTCGCCGACCCCGCGGAGCTGGCCTCCCCGCGCGACGTCCTCTCGGTGCTCCCCGAGACCGACCTCCCCGCCGTCCTGAACACTCTTGCGTCCCGAGGGGGGCACCCCGGCGCCGCCCTTGGCGCGGTCCGCGCCGCGCGGGACCTCCACGGAGGCCGCGCTCTCCACCACCCGCGCGTACTGCCCACTGCCATCCGCGTGTTTGCGCGCGCCGGCTGCCTCGCTGAGGCCTCCGCTCTGCTCGAGGCCGCGCCGGCGCCCGCCGCCAGCGCATACACGGCTCTCGTGTCCGCGTTCTCCCGTGCCGGGAGGTTCCGGGACGCGGTCGCCGTGTTCCGGCGCATGGTGGATGGCGGCGTGCAGCCCGCGCTGGTCACCTACAACGTCGTGCTCCATGTCTACTCCAAGATGGCTGTCCCATGGAAAGAGGTGGTGGCGCTCGTGGACTCCATGAAGGAGGACGCCATTGAGCTGGACAGGTATACATACAACACGCTCATTAGTTGTTGCCGCCGAAGGGGCCTTTACAGGGAGGCAGCACAGGTGTTCGATGAGATGAAGGCTGCTGGATTCGAACCTGACAAGGTCACATTCAATTCCCTGCTGGATGTTTATGGTAAGGCGCGGAGGTATGAGGAGGCGGTTGGGGTGCtaaagaagatggagaatgcgGGATGTACACCCAGCGTGGTGACTTACAACTCACTCATCTCGGCTTATGTGAAAGATGGGTTGTTGGAAGAGGCTCTGGAGCTAAAACAGGAGATGGAGTTCAGGGGGATGAAGCCGGATGTGGTTACATACACGACATTGATCTCTGGCCTTGACAGAACTGGCAAAATTGATGCAGCACTTGCTACATACAGTGAAATGGTGAGGAACGGATGTAGCCCGAACTTGTGCACCTACAATGCATTGATTAAGATGCACGGGGTGAGGGGAAagttcacaaagatgatgaatgtCTTTGATGACCTCAGGTCTGCTGGTTATGTGCCAGATGTTGTCACCTGGAACACGCTCTTGTCCGTGTTTGGGCAGAATGGTCTAGACACTGAGGTTTCAGGGGTGTTCAAAGAGATGAAGAAAGCTGGCTATATCCCTGAGAGGGACACATATGTTTCACTGATTAGTTCATATAGTCGATGTGGTTTGTTTGATCAAGCAATGGAGATATACAAGAGGATGATAGAAGCCGGTATATATCCAGACATTTCAACGTATAATGCTGTTCTATCTGCGTTGTCTCGGGGTGGTCGCTGGGAACAGGCAGAAAAGCTGTTTGCTGAGATGGAGGATCGGGATTGTAAGCCAGATGAGCTCAGTTATTCCTCATTGCTTCATGCATATGCTAATGCTAAGAAGTTGGACAAAATGAAAGCTTTATCGGAAGATATATATGCAGAGAGGATTGAACCACACAATTGGCTAGTAAAAACACTGGTcttggtcaataacaaagttaaTAATATATCTGAGACAGAAAAGGCGTTTCAGGAACTGAGGAGGAGGCGCTGCTCCCTGGACATTAATGTTCTTAACGCCATGGTATCCATATATGGGAAAAATAAGATGGTTAagaaggtggaggaggtcctttcCCTCATGAAGGAGAATTCTATCAACCACAGTGCTGCAACATATAACAGCTTGATgcatatgtattctcgtttaggTGATTGCGAAAAGTGTGAAGCAATTCTCACTGAGATCAAGTCAAGTGACATGCGCCCTGATCGATACTCTTATAACACTGTGATATATGCATATGGAAGAAAAGGACAGATGAAAGAAGCCTCAAGGTTGTTCTCTGAGATGAAATGTTCAGGCGTGAAACCAGATATTGTAACATACAATATTTTCATCAAGAGCTATGTTGCCAGCTTAATGTTTGAAGAAGCTATTGATTTGGTACGCTATTTGGTTACTCAAGGTTGCAAGCCAAATGAGAGAACTTACGCGGCAATACTGCAGGGCTACTGTAGACATGGAAGGATGGTAGAGGCCAAAGCATTCCTTAGCAACCTTCCTAAGATTTATCCTGGAATATCTAAACAAGAAAAACATAGACTGTCAGAACTGTTAGCAAAATACACTTCATAA
- the LOC136549086 gene encoding UDP-rhamnose/UDP-galactose transporter 4-like, with the protein MAPTVTRDRTEEAAEIGPVLQFSHQKRRHLGRCDLAADLFNDPSAEKGLIGHIITLFYLISSSLLQYVHHLQWKYSLGSFNLLGHTAPAQAASLLVLGPFVDFWLTNKRVDAFNYTSIVTFFIVLSCIIAVGTNLSQFICIGRFTAVSFQVLGHMKTVLVLTLGFLFFGKEGLNFHVALGMLLAVIGMIWYGNASSKPGGKERQVYSTPSEKTQKHGVLSSQSELDQKV; encoded by the exons ATGGCTCCGACCGTGACACGAGACAGGACGGAAGAAGCAGCAGAGATCGGTCCAGTACTCCAGTTCTCGCATCAAAAGCGACGTCACCTGGGCCGTTGCGATCTCGCCGCCGACCTCTTCAACGACCCCTCTGCAgagaaggg CCTTATAGGTCATATTATCACTTTGTTTTATTTAATTTCCTCTTCTTTGCTGCAGTATGTTCACCACCTTCAATGGAAGTACTCGCTTGGTTCATTCAACCTCTTAGGCCATACTGCTCCAGCCCAAGCAGCATCATTGTTAGTATTGGGCCCTTTTGTGGACTTCTGGCTGACCAACAAAAGAGTTGATGCTTTTAACTACACATCAATAGTTACG TTCTTTATCGTGTTGTCATGCATAATTGCTGTTGGGACCAACCTAAGCCAATTCATATGCATCGGAAGATTCACGGCCGTCTCATTCCAAGTTCTAGGCCACATGAAGACGGTTCTTGTGTTGACCTTGGGGTTCCTTTTCTTTGGGAAAGAGGGACTCAATTTCCATGTCGCCCTTGGCATGCTTCTGGCCGTGATCGGCATGATCTGGTATGGGAATGCATCGTCGAAACCTGGAGGCAAAGAGCGCCAGGTTTACTCCACACCAAGTGAGAAAACTCAGAAGCATGGGGTACTGTCATCGCAATCCGAGCTTGATCAGAAGGTCTGA